In Cytobacillus oceanisediminis, the following proteins share a genomic window:
- a CDS encoding aromatic ring-hydroxylating oxygenase subunit alpha: MKEVRVSNTLSEAHTLPSWIYTDPKVLEAEKREIFRKTWQYAGHMSQVSKPGDYFTADVADRPIIISHGQDGELRAFYNVCSHRASKLAEGEGNKAVFTCPYHAWTYRTDGSLLKAPNMKGCDHFDHQDFCLKTIKLEIMHSFIFVNLNPDAISMKVQYPDLFKHVAKYDLESLNRVSVKETICRSNWKIGIDNYLECDHCSIVHKTLVSKLDMKQYEMTMSDYYSYQGTPLKGRNLDFEMGQGGRYYWLYPNTWFSFDPGPANLSIHQSIPIDSKTTKYVYTTFFLGDEITEEEKELMKMDELVRKEDLDICEMVQTGIETGAYSQGRFSLTENLVHHFHLMIQRDLEKVLPLPKDTAAAVD; the protein is encoded by the coding sequence TTGAAAGAAGTTAGAGTCAGTAATACCTTAAGTGAAGCTCATACACTGCCGTCGTGGATTTATACGGATCCAAAGGTTTTGGAGGCGGAAAAAAGAGAAATCTTCAGGAAGACTTGGCAATATGCAGGACATATGAGTCAAGTTAGCAAGCCGGGAGATTATTTTACGGCTGATGTGGCTGACCGCCCCATTATTATTAGTCACGGACAGGACGGAGAATTGCGGGCGTTTTATAATGTTTGTTCTCATCGCGCTTCCAAGCTGGCGGAAGGGGAAGGGAATAAGGCCGTTTTTACTTGTCCCTATCATGCCTGGACGTACCGGACAGATGGTTCGCTCCTCAAAGCTCCGAATATGAAGGGGTGCGATCATTTCGATCATCAGGATTTCTGCTTAAAAACGATTAAACTGGAAATTATGCACTCTTTTATTTTTGTCAATCTTAATCCGGATGCTATTTCAATGAAAGTTCAATACCCTGATCTTTTCAAGCATGTGGCAAAATACGACCTGGAAAGCTTAAACCGTGTATCCGTAAAAGAGACGATCTGCCGTTCAAATTGGAAAATAGGCATTGATAATTATCTCGAGTGCGATCATTGTTCAATCGTACATAAGACACTCGTTTCAAAACTTGATATGAAGCAATACGAGATGACCATGTCCGATTATTATTCTTATCAGGGAACACCCTTAAAGGGGAGAAATTTGGACTTTGAGATGGGACAAGGAGGCAGGTATTATTGGCTTTATCCAAATACATGGTTTTCTTTCGATCCGGGGCCAGCTAATCTATCCATTCATCAATCTATACCAATAGACTCTAAAACCACAAAATATGTGTACACAACGTTTTTCTTGGGTGATGAGATTACAGAGGAAGAAAAAGAGTTAATGAAAATGGATGAGCTTGTTAGAAAAGAAGATCTTGATATTTGTGAGATGGTACAAACAGGGATAGAGACAGGGGCTTATTCACAAGGGAGATTCTCGCTGACCGAAAATCTGGTTCACCATTTCCATTTAATGATTCAGAGAGATCTTGAAAAAGTACTGCCGCTTCCTAAAGATACAGCTGCAGCCGTAGACTAA